Part of the Rhizobium viscosum genome is shown below.
ACACAGGCTATCAGGTCACCCCGGTCATCGACCGCGATTACTTCTGGGCAATCTATTTCCGCACGCCTGGCGGCGTGTTGTTCGAGATCGCTACCAACGAACCCGGCTTCGATCGCGATGAGGATACGGCTCATCTCGGCGAAGCATTGAAGCTGCCGCAGCAGCATGCCCATCTGCGTGCTCTCATCGAGCAGCACCTGCAGCCGCTCGAAGCCTAAGCGGAGGTAAGACGATGACGAACAACGGCTATGTGCACCGGCTGCATGCCGGTGCACCCGGAAAGCCCATCCTTTTCGTGTTTCACGGGACGGGTGGCGACGAGAACCAGTTCTTCGATTTCGGCAGGCGGTTGCTACCGGAGGCAACGATCGTTTCGCCGCGCGGCGATGTTTCCGAATATGGGGCGGCGCGCTTTTTCAAGCGAACCGGTGAGGGGGTCTATGACATGGCTGACCTTGCTCGGGCGACGGATAAGATGAGTGGTTACGTCCAGGATCTGGCGTCGGCACATGGCGCATCCAGAATTCTCGGGTTAGGATTTTCAAACGGCGCCAACATTCTGGCGAACTTGCTTATCGAGAAGGGCCTGTTCGACGCGGCAGCTCTGCTCCATCCGCTCATCCCTTTCCGGCCGCATGCCAATCCAGATCTCAGCGGCCGCAGGATATTGATTACGGCGGGCCAGCGCGATCCAATCTCGCCCGTCGCGCTAACCGAAGCACTTTCCGCCTATTTCGAGGGGCAGAAGGCACAGGTGCAGACGGAATGGCACTCCGGCGGGCATGACATCCGGCCGAATGAGATCGAGGCCATCGGCAGGTTCTTTTCGGAACCGATGTGACTAAAAAAAATTATGCGGCGAAATTCGCCGCATAATCCATTTCAGGCTCTGCTCGAAAGGCGTTCTTACGATTCGTGATAGTAGGCGGAGTAGCGGTTGTAATAGTACTCGCCGGAACCATAGGAACGATAAAGCTTCAGCTTTTCCGTATCGACCTTGTTCAGCACGACACCGATGCACTTTTGCATGAGTTCGGGCTGAACTGCGAAGGTTGTGCGAACAACACGCCGCGATGTACGGCCCCATTCAATGACAGCCAGCGAAGCATCGAGCATCGGGCTGATCGCGCGGGCATCGACGACCGGACCAAGCGGAGGCAAGTCGAGAACGATATAGTCGAAGTGTGCCTTCAGCTCATCCAGCATGTTGGCCATGATGGACGAGGAAAGCAGATCGGAGGAGTGCGGTACACGGCGCTTGACGACGGCCGGCAGGAAGGCGAGCCTGGTCTTGCTGTCGAGCAGCAGCACGTCCTTCAGCGGCCTGCCTTCCAGCAATGCTTCCAGAATGCCCTGTTCCGCATGGCGTCCGATGGCGCGTGTTGCACCCGGGTTGCGAAGGTCGGCGTCGATCAGCAGTGTGCGTGAACCCTGCATTGCAAGGAGCTGCGCAAGGTTGATGGCGATGGTCGACTTGCCTTCGCCAGGGAGGCTGGAGATGACGCCGATGACCTTGCTGCGTGAGCTCGGATTTTCCATGTCGACAGCGATCTTCGCGCTACGCATCGTTTCGGCGAAGGCCGACAGCGGGTGATTGACCACGTAATTGGTGATCCCGTTGCCGGTTTGCAGCCCGCGGGTCGACTCCACCTCGCTGGCTCCGTTGGCGGCTTCCTTCGCGTCGACAGCAGGCACATGGCCGATATATTCCAGCGACAATACATCGCGAACCTGATCACCCGTCCGGAAGAAGCGGTCGCGAAACTCGCGGTAGGCTCCGATGCCACCGCCGAAGAGTGAGCCAAGTACCAGCGCAAGGGCAAGCACCAGGGGCTTTTTCGGTGCGCTGGCGGACGTCGGCACCTGCGGTTTGGTAATGATGCGCGCTTCCGTGATGGGGAAGGACTGCTGTTGGGTTGCCTCTTGGTAGCGGGCGAGGAAGGTTTGATAAAGATTCCGATACGTATCGGCGGTGCGTTCGAGTTCACGCAACTGAACTTGCGTTTCGCCTGCGGCGGCCGTCACGCTTGTCGCTTGCGTAACGTTGTCCTGAAGCGATTTTTCACGTGTTTGCGCAACCTGAAGTTCGCTTTGATAGCTTTCCGCGATTCGATTTAATTCTTCGAACATCAACCGTTGATATTCGGCCATTTCGCTTCGCAAACGGACTGCTTGAATGTGATCTGGTCCCAAGCGGGCAGATATGTCCGCCTCGACCTTTGATGCCTCGAGATACTTTTTACGCAGGTCGTTGGAAATCGAATTATCAAGGACGTCGGTTACGATTGCATCCGTACGCTTGTTGTCGATGATTGATTTGACCCGGTCATATTTTGCTTGCGCCTTTGCTGTTTCGGCTTGCGCGGAGATAAGTTGGGTCGTCAATTCCGAAAGCTGTTGGTCGCTGAGAAGCTGGTATTGGCCGCCAGTGTTGAACAAGCCGTTTGCGGTACGGAATTTCTGGACTGCAAGATCTGACTCGAGTGCCTTTTGTCGCAGTTCGTCTATGCGTTCCTGAAGCCAATTACTCGCGCGTCGTGTCGCTTCGTATTTCGAGTTCAGCTTATCCACGAGGTAGGCATCAGCAATTGAGCCTGCAATCTTGGCCGCCAAATCTGGCGAGGTCGAGGTGTAACTTACCGAAAGAGCATAGGTGCGACCGATACGTTCGACGTCCATATTGTCGGTAAGCTTTTGCGCCGCGTCACGCCGCTTGGAATCGACATCATCGGCGTCCTCGCTTGCAAACCAACTGCGGAACTTGAGCAGTGAACGAAGCATGCTGATCGGCGAGTTATCCGGCGAGGTAAATTCCGGGTTATCCAGCAGCTTCAACTTGTCGATAACTGCCGAGCTTATTGTGTCGGAGTTGAAAAGCTCGACTTCGCTCAACACAGACGAGTCATCCTCCACTGGGACGCCAGCGTTGGAAAGTTGGCTCAGGAGTTCGCTATTGCCGCGGTCGATGAGCACGCTTGATGAAGCAGTATATTTCGGAACTGCGGTTACAATGTAGATAATTCCCAATACGAGAAACAGAAATGCAGAGATTGCAACAGGACGCCATTGACGTGCCGCGATCGCTATCAACTTTTCAACATCGATAGCGTCCCGCGATTCAGAGTGCTCCCACTCTTCGTTCGCATGTTCCGTGACCTTATCTGGTGAAAGCAATCCGAGGCCTCCGTTGAGTTGAGTCATATCGGTGAAAGGTCTGTAGGTGCACTTAATCAAATGCTTCCAGGAAGCCAATCGAAAGTGGGCGCACGCTACATGAAGGAGTAGTGTCAATCAATGTTTAAGCTCGAGCCGAGACAAAGCGCCCGGCTTCAATACCGTCAACTCGCATCAGGCCGCATTGACACCGTGTCTTCGCGGCTGCGATTTCTAATGACTATCTTAGCATTCGGCAACGCCACTGTGACACCCCAACTTGCCTGAATTTTGTGAGAGGAATTTAGCTTTTTCTCACAGTCTGTGCGTAGGATAGGCGTGTATTGATGGTCGGGCAGCGGATCCTATATCAATGAAAGCCTGTACTCATCAGTAATTTTTGGGAAATATTTGGATATATAGAGACAATACGCAAGACAGTGGTAGTTATTGATAGTATTTTTCGATGAATCATAGCTAATTATTCATATTGACTGCAAAATATATTTTAACTTTGTGTTAATTTATATCTGCCGTCTGCGAAAGTTGTGAGGTTGTTTTATGCGCGCTATAGGCTCCAACTGACGCGCATAGTACGGCACGAGGCCTTGAGGATCAAAATAGAATGTCGAATTCTCACGTGAAGCGCCATCAAAGCTTTATAAAGCCAACCTTATTTGGGGTGTTCCAGAAGCTCATAGGTAAGGGCAGGGCTCTGCCGGCGGTCCGCGAGCAAACCCGGCAAAGGCTCCATTTCGATCCGGCCGATTTCTCTGTTATCTACGCTATAGGTGACGTGCATGGCTGTCACAGCAGCCTTCTTGAAGCAAAGCAGAAGATATTCGATGATTTTTCGAGATATACGGGCACTGCACTAATAGTAATGCTTGGGGATTATGTAGACCGCGGCTTATCCTCTAAAGATGTTATCGAGCACCTTAGCAATCCAACCCCAGCCAATATCATGCAAGTCGCCTTGTGCGGTAATCACGACGACGCATTTCTGCGATTGCTTGAGGAGCCGGATCTGCTTCCGAGCTGGCATCGCTTCGCTGGCTCGGAAACGCTGAAATCATACGGGATCGACGTCGCCTATTTGCTGAAGCATGGCAACAATGGGGCGGTAGAGCGCGCAATCAACGATGCCGTTCCAGCTCACCACAGAAAATTATTAGCTGAAATGCCGTCAATGGTCACAGTGGGGGATATCGTTTTCGTGCATGCCGGGATTAGGCCGGGTATTGCTCTACCTGAACAAAGAGACCGTGATCTATTCTGGATTCGCGAGCCCTTTCTAACGCGAGGCCCTGAGCTGCCTTTGCTTGTGGTGCATGGTCATACGCCGGTTGCTCGACCGTTTTTTGGTAATGGCCGTATTGCAATCGACACCGGCGCGTTCGCCACGGGTAGGTTGACGGTGCTGCGCATCGTGAACCGACAAGCGGTCGTGCTCAGCTGAAGCGACTGCTTACGGCTGTTTGTCAGGATTGAAGCCGAACCAGGTGAGTGAGCCCTTCTTGTTGGCCGGCAATTGTGTGGCGGCCTGCTTCACATAGGGCAGCAGGGCGGCGCTGATTCTGGTCAATGCCGGCGCGACTTTCCGTGAATCTCCAAGCTTCAGGAGAAGGCTGACGTCGCCTTCGACCGTGGTTCGTGCATTTTCAAGTGTTGCTACGTTCAGATGATTCCAGAAATAGACGCGGGCGAGAAGGGCGAGTTCGTCCGAAGGAGCGAGCCGGGCTGACATCGTCATCAGCCGGGCAATGGATTTTGGCTCCTGAGCGATCACAGCACGAACGATCGCAAGCCTGAGCCAGAGATTGCTTTCGCTCGGCATGCAGGAGACAGCATGGCGCATATATCGCTCGGCGTCGTCCGCAGCCTTGGCCCAGGCCTCGTAACCCGTGATCTCGTTGGCCGTATCCAGTCTGTTCAGCACGAGTGTCGTGCCTGCCATGACGATATCCGAGCGGCAATAGTCGCCGGAGACGATCATGTCGGTGTCGGCTGCCGTCCTTGCGAGCGTTTCAGGGCTGATCTGTCCGGATTGTTCAAGCCTTTCGGCGACGAGAAAGATATCAGCAAAGCGCGCTGACTGCCTGATATTGGTAACGGCGAAGGCCAGTAATGCAATGACCGTCAGACTAAAAAGAACAGCTAGGGGAGAGAGAAGTGACAGCGCAACCGGGGCCGTGGCCCTTCGCCGTGTTTGTCCGCTTGCCTTGGCGCGCTGAGGCATGTCCTACCGGTCCGACCTGCTGCAGGAACGATCGGCTCCACTGCCGGCAACAACTCGCGCGAGATAGGAGCTTTTCTTTAAATGTTGAAGGGAGAAGAAGGGAGGCCGAACGGCCTCTCCTGATAGCATTACATGAATTTAGAAAGCGGATTAGATGCTGCCGCTGACAGAGTTGTTGATGATAGTCGTAAAATTGCCGCCGCCTGAAGCGCCCGTCTGGAGCGAACCCCCGCTCTGGATGGCGCCGCCGCCATCCGCGCCATCAGCGGGTCCACCCAAACCTGACGCACCAGGGCCGCTGATATCACCGCCACCTGCAGGGCCCGCACCGCCGAGAGCCGCAACAGCGGTCTGGCCAGTCAGCGAAGCTTCAAATGCTGTGCGGAAGCTACCGAGCGCAGGGTTGCTGACGATTGCTGCTGCTACAGCTGCCGCAATCTCGTCGGCGAGATCGGAGTGCTGCGGACGGCAAACGTTGACGGCGCGCCCAAGGCCGGCGCCGATAGCTGCTCTTTGAGCATCCGTTGTTGCTGGATCGGCTGCCAGCGTCAACAGCGTTGCCGTGACGTTCGTTTCGGTTGCGGCAAGATCGCGAACCGAGCCACTGAGCACGCTGTCGGACGGATTGCCCGCGAGAATGCTTGCCGGCGTCGCATTGAAGGCGTCCATCTGCGAGCCACTTGCTGCGCCCGGACCTGAAAAGCAGTTGCCTGCAAAGGACGACGTCGCAAAGCAAAGGGCGCCGAATGCAAAGACAGCCGTACCTTTCAATATATTTTTCCCTGCCTTTACCATTCCCAGCCTCCAAAAGATAACGGAGCTTATAACATAAGCTCCGATGAGCGCCAGTCCGTTCAACGTCAGGTGCTCAAAGTATCGTTTAATATATTTAATCCCCAAGATCTCGGACTGCATCGCGCGTATCGAGGGCATCGTTAGAAACGCCCCTCACGGTGGATGTAACCGAGTTCAGGATATCGAGGAACTTCACGAGCTCAACAGTGTGAGCGTTGGAGATGTACATGACGTCCTTGTCGGCCATGCGGAACTCCTGAACCGCGAAAAGGGTCGCCGGATCGCGCAGGTTCGCTCGGAAGATGACCGGTACCTGGTCGCTCTTAAAGCGGCTGGTGTCGATATTTAGGCGTTGAAGAGTGCTGCGGTCGACCTTGCGATAAACTACGACTTCACGCGGATCGGCACGGCTATCGAGGAGGCCACCGGCCTTTGCCATGGCTTCGCCAAGGGTGAGGTTCGAATCCTCGAAGTCGATGCGGTTGTTCGTGCCGGAGGCGCCAAGCGCGATGAATGTGCGGCGCTCGTGCTCGACTGAAACCGTGTCGCCCGGCGCAAGGTAGATGTTTTCGGACGGGTTCTTCAGTAGAGTTTCGTAAGCGATGGTTGCCGTTTTACCGCGACGCTGCAGCGTGACGTTGGTCTCGATATTCGGAGTCGTAAGGCCACCTGCCTGGGAAATCGCATCGAGAATGCGATCACCGGCCGGCGAGAGAACGACCTTTTGCGGATTGTTAACGTCACCGACGACTGCCACTTCCGAAGAGCGGCTCGTAATGGTCGTGAGAACGACCTGAGGCTCGATCGCACGGCTCGCCAGCTTGTCTTCGATATCCTGTTCGACTTCCTCCTTCATGCGGCCGGCAGCGGGAACGCGGCCTGCATAGGGAATGCTGATCGTGCCGGCCTTGTCGATCGTCTGCTGAGGCAGAGTGATGTAGTTGCCCGGACGGCTGCCCGCGTCGGACGGGATGAAGAGACCGCCGGACTGAGCTTCGAAAATTGAAACCTGCACGACATCGCCAAAACCGATTGGGATGTCCGGAGCACCCCCGCGGCCACCGCCGAACCCACCCCGCAAAGTGCTTGACGGGATCTTGTCGAAATAGGGCAGAATCCCCTTGTTGAGATCGATCAGAGCATAGTCGATTCCAACCTTGCGCTCGGGTGTCGTGACCTTAATTGCTGCATCGCGGTCAATATCCGTATGGTCCGGACCGGACCTAGGGAGAGAAGTGCAGCTGGAAAGCGCGATCAGCATCGATACAATGATGCTGCCGCGTCGAGTTACAGGAATGCCCATCGTGACCCTACTTGGTAATAGCACTAGCACCGTCTAGCCCGGTGGCAACTTAAATGACAAGTAAATATCGGACTCTGTCAGATACTGCATACCTAACAGAAGGTTATTGTGGCAATAGGGCAACATGGTTTGTTCCAGTTATGGTAAATTAGAGAGAGTTGATACGTTAAGATTCTGTGGTAATTCGCATGCAACTCAAACGAATATTCTGATCTTCTTTAGTGGCGATTTTATGTGCAGCCGGCCTTTAAATCGTCATATTCCAAGGATCTCCGCTGGGCGCTCGATTCTCACGCCGGATGGCAGGTCCTTCTTGTTTTCACTGGCCCTTTCTTCGCGCCCGCAGCAAATGGAGATAATCGTCGCGAGAAATGCGGAGAAGAATACGGCAAAACCGGGTATCTGAATCGAAAAGTCGACGGCGGAATGAACCGCCGTCAGCAAAGTGCCTGAGCAACCCAAAATTGAGTAATGTCTGAGCCGACGGCGGGCCTGATAACCGCTCCAGAAGGCGCGCATGAGCACAAAAAAGATCAGGCAGACGACGACAGGGAATATTATTCCCAATGTCAGAAAGCCCTCGAGGTAGGAGCTGTGCGCC
Proteins encoded:
- a CDS encoding polysaccharide biosynthesis tyrosine autokinase — encoded protein: MLSPDKVTEHANEEWEHSESRDAIDVEKLIAIAARQWRPVAISAFLFLVLGIIYIVTAVPKYTASSSVLIDRGNSELLSQLSNAGVPVEDDSSVLSEVELFNSDTISSAVIDKLKLLDNPEFTSPDNSPISMLRSLLKFRSWFASEDADDVDSKRRDAAQKLTDNMDVERIGRTYALSVSYTSTSPDLAAKIAGSIADAYLVDKLNSKYEATRRASNWLQERIDELRQKALESDLAVQKFRTANGLFNTGGQYQLLSDQQLSELTTQLISAQAETAKAQAKYDRVKSIIDNKRTDAIVTDVLDNSISNDLRKKYLEASKVEADISARLGPDHIQAVRLRSEMAEYQRLMFEELNRIAESYQSELQVAQTREKSLQDNVTQATSVTAAAGETQVQLRELERTADTYRNLYQTFLARYQEATQQQSFPITEARIITKPQVPTSASAPKKPLVLALALVLGSLFGGGIGAYREFRDRFFRTGDQVRDVLSLEYIGHVPAVDAKEAANGASEVESTRGLQTGNGITNYVVNHPLSAFAETMRSAKIAVDMENPSSRSKVIGVISSLPGEGKSTIAINLAQLLAMQGSRTLLIDADLRNPGATRAIGRHAEQGILEALLEGRPLKDVLLLDSKTRLAFLPAVVKRRVPHSSDLLSSSIMANMLDELKAHFDYIVLDLPPLGPVVDARAISPMLDASLAVIEWGRTSRRVVRTTFAVQPELMQKCIGVVLNKVDTEKLKLYRSYGSGEYYYNRYSAYYHES
- a CDS encoding alpha/beta hydrolase, encoding MTNNGYVHRLHAGAPGKPILFVFHGTGGDENQFFDFGRRLLPEATIVSPRGDVSEYGAARFFKRTGEGVYDMADLARATDKMSGYVQDLASAHGASRILGLGFSNGANILANLLIEKGLFDAAALLHPLIPFRPHANPDLSGRRILITAGQRDPISPVALTEALSAYFEGQKAQVQTEWHSGGHDIRPNEIEAIGRFFSEPM
- a CDS encoding polysaccharide biosynthesis/export family protein, which translates into the protein MGIPVTRRGSIIVSMLIALSSCTSLPRSGPDHTDIDRDAAIKVTTPERKVGIDYALIDLNKGILPYFDKIPSSTLRGGFGGGRGGAPDIPIGFGDVVQVSIFEAQSGGLFIPSDAGSRPGNYITLPQQTIDKAGTISIPYAGRVPAAGRMKEEVEQDIEDKLASRAIEPQVVLTTITSRSSEVAVVGDVNNPQKVVLSPAGDRILDAISQAGGLTTPNIETNVTLQRRGKTATIAYETLLKNPSENIYLAPGDTVSVEHERRTFIALGASGTNNRIDFEDSNLTLGEAMAKAGGLLDSRADPREVVVYRKVDRSTLQRLNIDTSRFKSDQVPVIFRANLRDPATLFAVQEFRMADKDVMYISNAHTVELVKFLDILNSVTSTVRGVSNDALDTRDAVRDLGD
- a CDS encoding metallophosphoesterase, with protein sequence MSNSHVKRHQSFIKPTLFGVFQKLIGKGRALPAVREQTRQRLHFDPADFSVIYAIGDVHGCHSSLLEAKQKIFDDFSRYTGTALIVMLGDYVDRGLSSKDVIEHLSNPTPANIMQVALCGNHDDAFLRLLEEPDLLPSWHRFAGSETLKSYGIDVAYLLKHGNNGAVERAINDAVPAHHRKLLAEMPSMVTVGDIVFVHAGIRPGIALPEQRDRDLFWIREPFLTRGPELPLLVVHGHTPVARPFFGNGRIAIDTGAFATGRLTVLRIVNRQAVVLS